A genomic stretch from Anoplopoma fimbria isolate UVic2021 breed Golden Eagle Sablefish chromosome 8, Afim_UVic_2022, whole genome shotgun sequence includes:
- the aldh9a1a.1 gene encoding 4-trimethylaminobutyraldehyde dehydrogenase A codes for MAQSTLDSMAAACTGTVLLTEPLGFWGGRRVKPRQERDAEPVFEPATGRVLCQMVPCGAEEVDEAIQSAHAAYLQWSKMAGMERARVMLEAARIIRERREKIAKLEVINNGKSITEALVDIDIAWQCIEYYAGLAGTLAGQHVQLPGGSFAYTRREALGVCVGIGAFNYPFQIASWKSAPALACGNAMVFKPSPMTPVTAVILAEIYKEAGVPDGLFCVVQGGADTGTLLCHHPKVAKVSFTGSVPTGKKVMEMSAKGVKQVTLELGGKSPLLIFKDCELENAVKGALMANFLTQGQVCCNGTRVYVQRDIMPQFLEEVVKRTKAIPVGDPLLDGTRMGALISKLQLEKVLGFVNQAKKEGAKVLCGGELIVPSDPKLKGGYFMAPCVLDNCRDDMTCVKEEIFGPVMSVLPFDTEEEVIARANNTAFGLASGVFTRDISRAHRVAEKIEAGTCFINNYNISPVEVPFGGYKNSGFGRENGQVTIEYYSQLKTVVVEMGDVESLF; via the exons ATGGCCCAGTCGACCCTGGACAGCATGGCCGCAGCCTGCACCGGCACCGTGCTGCTCACTGAGCCGCTGGGCTTCTGGGGTGGGAGGCGAGTGAAGCCCCGGCAGGAGAGAGACGCAGAGCCCGTGTTCGAACCTGCGACTG GCCGCGTCTTGTGTCAGATGGTTCCCTGTGGGGCTGAGGAGGTGGATGAGGCCATCCAGAGCGCCCACGCTGCCTACCTACAATGGAGCAAGATGGCGGGCATGGAGAGGGCTAGGGTGATGTTAGAGGCCGCCCGCATTATCAGG gaaagaagggagaaaaTCGCAAAGCTGGAAGTGATCAACAACGGCAAGTCCATCACTGAAGCGCTGGTAGATATTGATATTGCCTGGCAGTGCATTGAGTACTACGCTGGCCTGGCCGGTACACTCGCAG GCCAGCACGTCCAGCTTCCCGGCGGATCGTTTGCCTACACCAGGAGGGAGGCCCTTGGTGTGTGCGTGGGAATCGGTGCATTTAATTATCCCTTTCAGATTGCATCATGGAAGTCGGCCCCTGCTCTGGCATGTG GTAACGCCATGGTATTTAAGCCCTCTCCGATGACACCTGTGACTGCCGTCATTCTGGCTGAGATTTACAAAGAGGCGGGGGTGCCTGATGGGCTCTTCTGTGTGGTGCAAGGCGGAGCAGACACCGGCACCTTGCTCTGCCATCACCCGAAGGTGGCCAAAGTATCTTTCACCGGCAGTGTGCCAACGGGCAAAAAG GTCATGGAAATGTCTGCAAAGGGAGTGAAGCAGGTGACTCTGGAGCTTGGAGGGAAATCTCCCCTCCTGATCTTCAAAGACTGTGAGCTGGAAAACGCAGTGAAGGGAGCACTAATGGCAAACTTCCTGACACAGGGGCAG GTTTGCTGCAATGGTACCAGAGTGTACGTGCAAAGAGATATCATGCCCCAGTTCCTTGAAGAAGTGGTGAAAAGGACCAAGGCCATCCCTGTGGGTGACCCTCTGTTGGACGGCACCCGGATGGGCGCCCTGATCAGCAAGCTGCAGCTGGAGAAAGTTCTGGGATTCGTCAACCAGGCCAAGAAAGAG GGAGCCAAAGTGCTTTGTGGAGGAGAGCTTATTGTGCCCAGTGACCCCAAATTGAAAGGGGGCTACTTCATGGCACCTTGTGTGCTTG ATAACTGCAGGGATGACATGACCTGTGTGAAGGAGGAGATATTCGGCCCGGTCATGTCCGTGCTGCCTTTCgacacagaggaagaagtgaTCGCAAGAGCGAACAACACCGCCTTTGGTTTGGCCTCCGGCGTCTTTACCAG GGACATTTCCCGAGCCCATCGCGTAGCCGAGAAGATTGAGGCAGGGACCTGCTTTATCAACAACTACAACATCAGCCCTGTGGAAGTGCCATTTGGAGGATACAAGAATTCAG GTTTTGGCAGAGAGAACGGCCAGGTGACTATCGAGTACTACTCCCAGCTGAAGACAGTGGTTGTGGAAATGGGCGATGTCGAGAGCCTCTTCTGA
- the med8 gene encoding mediator of RNA polymerase II transcription subunit 8 isoform X2 — MFQREEKQLEAAVESLISRVAHVKNALHSFIYKLENEYERLTWPSVLDNFALLSGQLNTINKLLKNEKTPSFRNQVIIPLLLSPDRDEDLAKLTEQRVPVFSHEIVPDYLRTKPDPEVEEQEKQLSVEAARIGPEAAQKQIQTLNKLCSSLLEKLNNPRDDRDSESAAIRQNKPSFNPADTNALVGAVAFGKGLSKCRPPGPVAPGHPGQGPMMGGGPTLQQVTIGGGSSQQTGMGGPVAPQQQGQPGRRPGELGKMPSSIKTNIKSASGSMHPYNR; from the exons ATGTTT CAACGGGAGGAGAAGCAGCTGGAGGCGGCGGTGGAGTCTCTGATCTCTCGTGTAGCACACGTCAAGAACGCTCTTCACAGCTTCATCTATAAGTTGGAAAATGAATACGAGCGACTAACATG GCCGTCTGTTTTGGACAACTTCGCCCTGCTATCCGGTCAGCTGAACACCATCAATAAACTGCTGAAGAACGAGAAGACCCCGTCATTTCGTAACCAGGTTATAATACCGCTGCTGCTGTCCCCAGACCGAGATGAGGATTTAGCG AAACTCACAGAGCAGCGTGTCCCAGTGTTCAGCCATGAGATTGTACCAGACTACTTGCGGACCAAGCCTGATccagaggtggaggagcaggagaaacaGCTGAGTGTAGAGGCAGCGCGAATAGGCCCCGAGGCGGCACAG AAACAGATCCAGACGTTGAATAAACTCTGTTCCAGTCTGCTGGAGAAGCTGAACAATCCTCGTGATGACAGAGATTCAGAGAGTGCAG caATACGACAGAATAAACCATCATTTaaccctgctgacaccaacgcATTGGTCGGAGCAGTTGCATTTGGAAAGGGGCTTTCCAAATGTAGGCCTCCTGGTCCAGTGGCCCCTGGACATCCAGGACAAGGGCCCATGATGGGTGGAGGTCCAACCTTACAGCAGGTCACCATCGGTGGTGGTTCAAGCCAGCAAACAGGTATGGGAGGACCTGTGGCTCCACAGCAGCAAGGGCAGCCAGGTAGGAGACCTGGAGAGCTGG gaAAAATGCCAAGCAGCATCAAGACAAACATCAAATCCGCATCAGGTTCAATGCATCCTTACAACCGATga
- the med8 gene encoding mediator of RNA polymerase II transcription subunit 8 isoform X1, producing the protein MQQREEKQLEAAVESLISRVAHVKNALHSFIYKLENEYERLTWPSVLDNFALLSGQLNTINKLLKNEKTPSFRNQVIIPLLLSPDRDEDLAKLTEQRVPVFSHEIVPDYLRTKPDPEVEEQEKQLSVEAARIGPEAAQKQIQTLNKLCSSLLEKLNNPRDDRDSESAAIRQNKPSFNPADTNALVGAVAFGKGLSKCRPPGPVAPGHPGQGPMMGGGPTLQQVTIGGGSSQQTGMGGPVAPQQQGQPGRRPGELGKMPSSIKTNIKSASGSMHPYNR; encoded by the exons ATGCAG CAACGGGAGGAGAAGCAGCTGGAGGCGGCGGTGGAGTCTCTGATCTCTCGTGTAGCACACGTCAAGAACGCTCTTCACAGCTTCATCTATAAGTTGGAAAATGAATACGAGCGACTAACATG GCCGTCTGTTTTGGACAACTTCGCCCTGCTATCCGGTCAGCTGAACACCATCAATAAACTGCTGAAGAACGAGAAGACCCCGTCATTTCGTAACCAGGTTATAATACCGCTGCTGCTGTCCCCAGACCGAGATGAGGATTTAGCG AAACTCACAGAGCAGCGTGTCCCAGTGTTCAGCCATGAGATTGTACCAGACTACTTGCGGACCAAGCCTGATccagaggtggaggagcaggagaaacaGCTGAGTGTAGAGGCAGCGCGAATAGGCCCCGAGGCGGCACAG AAACAGATCCAGACGTTGAATAAACTCTGTTCCAGTCTGCTGGAGAAGCTGAACAATCCTCGTGATGACAGAGATTCAGAGAGTGCAG caATACGACAGAATAAACCATCATTTaaccctgctgacaccaacgcATTGGTCGGAGCAGTTGCATTTGGAAAGGGGCTTTCCAAATGTAGGCCTCCTGGTCCAGTGGCCCCTGGACATCCAGGACAAGGGCCCATGATGGGTGGAGGTCCAACCTTACAGCAGGTCACCATCGGTGGTGGTTCAAGCCAGCAAACAGGTATGGGAGGACCTGTGGCTCCACAGCAGCAAGGGCAGCCAGGTAGGAGACCTGGAGAGCTGG gaAAAATGCCAAGCAGCATCAAGACAAACATCAAATCCGCATCAGGTTCAATGCATCCTTACAACCGATga
- the tmco1 gene encoding calcium load-activated calcium channel, with the protein MSTMFADTILIVFISVCTALLAEGITWVLVYRTEKYKRLKAEVEKQSKKLEKKKETITESAGRQQKKKIERQEEKLKNNNRDLSMVRMKSMFAIGFCFTALMGMFNSIFDGRVVAKLPFVPLSYIQGLSHRNLLGEDYTDCSFIFLYILCTMSIRQNIQKMLGLAPSRAATKQAGGFLGPPPQAAKFS; encoded by the exons ATGAGCACCATGTTTGCGGACACTATTCTGATTGTGTTCATCTCTGTCTGCACAGCGCTGCTGGCTGAAG GGATCACCTGGGTATTAGTGTATCGCACTGAAAAGTACAAGAGGCTAAAGGCTGAAGtggaaaaacagagcaaaaaac ttgagaagaaaaaggaaaccaTCACAGAATCTGCAGGACgtcaacagaagaagaaaattg AGAGACAAGAAGAGAAActgaagaacaacaacagagacTTGTCTATG gtgcgCATGAAGTCCATGTTCGCCATAGGCTTCTGCTTCACAGCTTTGATGGGCATGTTCAACTCCAT ctTTGACGGAAGAGTAGTGGCCAAGTTGCCATTCGTGCCGCTCTCCTACATCCAGGGACTGTCGCACCGCAACCTGCTGGGCGAGGATTACACGGACTGCTCCTTTATCTTCCTCTACATCCTTTGCACCATGTCCATCAGACAG AACATCCAGAAGATGCTCGGCCTCGCGCCCTCCAGAGCTGCAACCAAACAGGCTGGAGGCTTCCTGGGACCTCCTCCCCAAGCAGCCAAGTTTTCCTGA
- the med8 gene encoding mediator of RNA polymerase II transcription subunit 8 isoform X3 codes for MQQREEKQLEAAVESLISRVAHVKNALHSFIYKLENEYERLTWPSVLDNFALLSGQLNTINKLLKNEKTPSFRNQVIIPLLLSPDRDEDLAKLTEQRVPVFSHEIVPDYLRTKPDPEVEEQEKQLSVEAARIGPEAAQKQIQTLNKLCSSLLEKLNNPRDDRDSESAAIRQNKPSFNPADTNALVGAVAFGKGLSKCRPPGPVAPGHPGQGPMMGGGPTLQQVTIGGGSSQQTGMGGPVAPQQQGQPGKMPSSIKTNIKSASGSMHPYNR; via the exons ATGCAG CAACGGGAGGAGAAGCAGCTGGAGGCGGCGGTGGAGTCTCTGATCTCTCGTGTAGCACACGTCAAGAACGCTCTTCACAGCTTCATCTATAAGTTGGAAAATGAATACGAGCGACTAACATG GCCGTCTGTTTTGGACAACTTCGCCCTGCTATCCGGTCAGCTGAACACCATCAATAAACTGCTGAAGAACGAGAAGACCCCGTCATTTCGTAACCAGGTTATAATACCGCTGCTGCTGTCCCCAGACCGAGATGAGGATTTAGCG AAACTCACAGAGCAGCGTGTCCCAGTGTTCAGCCATGAGATTGTACCAGACTACTTGCGGACCAAGCCTGATccagaggtggaggagcaggagaaacaGCTGAGTGTAGAGGCAGCGCGAATAGGCCCCGAGGCGGCACAG AAACAGATCCAGACGTTGAATAAACTCTGTTCCAGTCTGCTGGAGAAGCTGAACAATCCTCGTGATGACAGAGATTCAGAGAGTGCAG caATACGACAGAATAAACCATCATTTaaccctgctgacaccaacgcATTGGTCGGAGCAGTTGCATTTGGAAAGGGGCTTTCCAAATGTAGGCCTCCTGGTCCAGTGGCCCCTGGACATCCAGGACAAGGGCCCATGATGGGTGGAGGTCCAACCTTACAGCAGGTCACCATCGGTGGTGGTTCAAGCCAGCAAACAGGTATGGGAGGACCTGTGGCTCCACAGCAGCAAGGGCAGCCAG gaAAAATGCCAAGCAGCATCAAGACAAACATCAAATCCGCATCAGGTTCAATGCATCCTTACAACCGATga
- the med8 gene encoding mediator of RNA polymerase II transcription subunit 8 isoform X4: protein MQQREEKQLEAAVESLISRVAHVKNALHSFIYKLENEYERLTWPSVLDNFALLSGQLNTINKLLKNEKTPSFRNQVIIPLLLSPDRDEDLAKLTEQRVPVFSHEIVPDYLRTKPDPEVEEQEKQLSVEAARIGPEAAQKQIQTLNKLCSSLLEKLNNPRDDRDSESAAIRQNKPSFNPADTNALVGAVAFGKGLSKCRPPGPVAPGHPGQGPMMGGGPTLQQVTIGGGSSQQTGKMPSSIKTNIKSASGSMHPYNR, encoded by the exons ATGCAG CAACGGGAGGAGAAGCAGCTGGAGGCGGCGGTGGAGTCTCTGATCTCTCGTGTAGCACACGTCAAGAACGCTCTTCACAGCTTCATCTATAAGTTGGAAAATGAATACGAGCGACTAACATG GCCGTCTGTTTTGGACAACTTCGCCCTGCTATCCGGTCAGCTGAACACCATCAATAAACTGCTGAAGAACGAGAAGACCCCGTCATTTCGTAACCAGGTTATAATACCGCTGCTGCTGTCCCCAGACCGAGATGAGGATTTAGCG AAACTCACAGAGCAGCGTGTCCCAGTGTTCAGCCATGAGATTGTACCAGACTACTTGCGGACCAAGCCTGATccagaggtggaggagcaggagaaacaGCTGAGTGTAGAGGCAGCGCGAATAGGCCCCGAGGCGGCACAG AAACAGATCCAGACGTTGAATAAACTCTGTTCCAGTCTGCTGGAGAAGCTGAACAATCCTCGTGATGACAGAGATTCAGAGAGTGCAG caATACGACAGAATAAACCATCATTTaaccctgctgacaccaacgcATTGGTCGGAGCAGTTGCATTTGGAAAGGGGCTTTCCAAATGTAGGCCTCCTGGTCCAGTGGCCCCTGGACATCCAGGACAAGGGCCCATGATGGGTGGAGGTCCAACCTTACAGCAGGTCACCATCGGTGGTGGTTCAAGCCAGCAAACAG gaAAAATGCCAAGCAGCATCAAGACAAACATCAAATCCGCATCAGGTTCAATGCATCCTTACAACCGATga